Proteins co-encoded in one Bacillus sp. FSL H8-0547 genomic window:
- a CDS encoding class I SAM-dependent methyltransferase: MPNKTKEAFDRLARIYETETDSLYNTDYERPAMMANIPENLNGSSILDAGCSAGWYSDQLQKRGAQVTGVDISPNMIEAAIRKTGGRAKMICHDLSETLPFADASFDGIVSSLTLHYCKDWKPVLSEFSRVLKPSGWLLFSTHHPFMDWKLFECKNYFSEELLHDTWKKSGQTFDVSFYRKPLEKIVTETSRFFSIDELIEPKPAESFYEKNPANYEYLTNNPHFIMIRATARS; the protein is encoded by the coding sequence ATGCCGAATAAGACAAAAGAAGCATTTGACCGACTTGCAAGGATCTATGAAACCGAAACGGACAGTCTTTATAATACAGATTATGAAAGGCCTGCTATGATGGCTAATATTCCTGAAAACCTGAACGGCTCGAGTATTCTTGATGCCGGCTGTTCTGCCGGCTGGTATTCGGATCAGCTGCAAAAAAGAGGAGCGCAGGTGACGGGCGTTGATATCAGCCCCAATATGATTGAAGCGGCCATCAGGAAAACGGGAGGGCGTGCAAAAATGATCTGTCACGACCTCTCAGAGACTCTTCCTTTTGCTGATGCCTCATTTGACGGCATTGTGAGTTCACTTACGCTTCATTACTGTAAAGACTGGAAGCCTGTATTAAGCGAATTTTCCAGAGTTCTAAAACCATCAGGCTGGCTTCTTTTTTCCACTCACCATCCATTTATGGACTGGAAACTGTTTGAGTGCAAGAACTATTTCAGCGAAGAACTTTTGCATGATACCTGGAAAAAGTCAGGTCAGACATTTGATGTGAGTTTTTACAGAAAACCTCTGGAAAAAATCGTCACGGAAACGAGCCGTTTTTTTTCAATAGATGAACTGATTGAACCTAAGCCTGCTGAAAGTTTCTATGAAAAAAATCCTGCAAACTATGAATATTTGACGAATAACCCTCATTTTATAATGATTAGGGCAACTGCAAGATCATAA
- a CDS encoding HD domain-containing protein, translating into MKEIIENIERTVKDRLKKEGTGHDWHHIERVRRTAVNLAKKYACSQSVVELSALLHDVIDEKLSDDIRMSTEEVAALLEREGLDQSSISDILAVITSISFKGGNREKVSSIEAQIVQDADRLDAMGAIGIARVFSYGGSKGSLIHDPDMPVRSSMTEKEYRSDRSTSINHFYEKLLKLKDLMNTEEGRVLALQRHQFMVAYLKQFYLEWEGPGRNS; encoded by the coding sequence TTGAAAGAAATTATTGAAAACATCGAACGCACCGTAAAGGATCGCCTGAAAAAAGAAGGCACAGGCCACGACTGGCACCATATTGAAAGAGTAAGAAGGACGGCTGTTAATCTAGCGAAAAAATACGCGTGCAGCCAATCTGTTGTTGAACTTTCTGCTCTCCTTCATGATGTGATTGACGAAAAGCTGTCAGATGATATCCGGATGAGTACCGAAGAAGTCGCAGCCCTGCTTGAAAGGGAAGGACTCGATCAGTCGTCTATCAGTGACATTCTGGCAGTTATTACTTCCATTTCATTTAAGGGGGGCAACAGGGAAAAGGTTTCTTCCATTGAAGCGCAGATCGTCCAGGATGCCGACAGGCTTGATGCTATGGGGGCAATAGGAATAGCAAGAGTCTTTTCCTACGGAGGATCAAAAGGCAGCCTCATTCATGATCCGGACATGCCTGTCAGGAGCAGCATGACTGAAAAAGAATACCGCTCGGATCGTTCTACGTCCATCAATCATTTTTACGAAAAACTCCTGAAGCTGAAAGATCTCATGAATACAGAGGAAGGAAGGGTTCTGGCCCTTCAGCGCCATCAATTTATGGTTGCCTATCTCAAGCAATTTTACCTTGAATGGGAAGGGCCCGGAAGGAACTCGTGA
- a CDS encoding DegV family protein: protein MGRKIAWVTDSTASIDQEIRDHPDIYWVPLLVCINGEDYLDGVTLAPEELYPLLKKPENAITTSQPPPGAFAELYRKLAEDYDEVISIHLSSLLSGTYSSAVQAAGEADIPVTVIDSLILTEPLTRIVKAGVLMQEKGMETEQIVTELESLKEKHHTYVLIGDLTRLHKSGRMTGTQYYLGSLLNIQPIIRIKSGSLSTEEKVRSEKKAFQYIAGQIKKGSQTHSIREIAVMFTSKRDKADRLHDTLVKEFPKIPVKLVPLCTTIGVHTGEDVAGVSWFQE from the coding sequence ATGGGGAGAAAAATTGCATGGGTAACAGACAGCACGGCAAGCATTGATCAGGAAATCAGGGATCACCCCGACATATACTGGGTGCCTCTCCTTGTATGCATCAATGGAGAAGACTACTTGGACGGTGTGACTCTTGCACCGGAAGAATTATATCCGCTTCTTAAAAAACCTGAAAATGCCATTACCACATCACAGCCGCCGCCTGGCGCTTTTGCAGAGCTTTACAGGAAGCTTGCAGAAGACTATGACGAAGTGATTTCCATCCACCTGTCAAGTCTTCTCAGCGGTACCTACTCTTCTGCTGTTCAGGCAGCAGGCGAAGCAGATATACCGGTGACGGTCATTGATTCTCTTATTTTGACAGAACCTCTGACTAGGATTGTGAAAGCGGGCGTTCTCATGCAAGAAAAAGGCATGGAGACGGAACAAATTGTTACAGAACTTGAGAGTCTGAAGGAGAAACACCATACATACGTGCTGATCGGGGACCTTACAAGACTTCACAAGAGCGGAAGAATGACCGGAACTCAATATTATCTTGGAAGTCTTTTAAACATTCAGCCAATCATCCGCATTAAGTCAGGGTCGCTTTCTACCGAAGAAAAAGTCAGGTCTGAAAAGAAAGCGTTTCAGTATATAGCAGGTCAAATCAAAAAAGGCAGTCAAACACATTCAATCCGCGAAATTGCGGTGATGTTCACCTCAAAACGCGACAAGGCCGACCGCCTGCATGACACGCTTGTGAAAGAATTCCCCAAAATTCCGGTCAAGCTTGTGCCGCTTTGCACAACAATCGGTGTTCATACAGGCGAAGACGTAGCCGGCGTATCCTGGTTCCAAGAATAG
- a CDS encoding conserved virulence factor C family protein codes for MNIKSIEPTPSPNTMKVILDEELPGGKSSNYKPETAEGAPGVIQEILKVEGVKGVYHVADFLAVERNAKFDWKEILPKVRAAFGEETEDKADSSSKINDHFGEVNVHVQMFSGIPMQVKLSDGETEKRFGLPERFQKAVLAAQQNADNVVLERKWKEQGVRYGDFDEIGKDVTEELQAAYTEERLTKLTEALLKKDKSEPVPARKSYTVTEDMLEDPEWTVRYAHLEQMDPKESDLPVLNKALSDEKASIRRLAAVYLGMIEEPSVLPYLYKALKDKSVTVRRTAGDCLSDIGDPAAMEEMMLALKDKNKLVRWRAAMFLYEVGDERSLSALKEAENDPEFEVSLQVKMAIERIEGGEEAKGSVWKQMTESRQQ; via the coding sequence TTGAATATTAAATCAATTGAACCGACACCGAGCCCAAATACGATGAAAGTCATTTTGGATGAGGAGCTGCCGGGCGGGAAAAGCAGCAATTATAAGCCTGAAACAGCTGAAGGTGCACCCGGCGTCATCCAGGAGATCCTCAAAGTGGAAGGCGTTAAAGGCGTATATCACGTGGCGGATTTCCTGGCAGTAGAACGCAATGCCAAATTCGACTGGAAAGAGATTCTTCCCAAAGTCCGTGCTGCATTCGGCGAAGAGACGGAAGATAAAGCTGATTCCAGCTCAAAAATCAATGATCATTTCGGCGAGGTCAATGTCCACGTTCAGATGTTCAGCGGCATCCCGATGCAGGTAAAGCTTTCTGACGGCGAGACAGAAAAGAGGTTCGGACTTCCCGAGCGTTTTCAAAAAGCTGTTCTTGCTGCGCAGCAGAACGCTGACAATGTTGTGCTTGAAAGAAAGTGGAAGGAACAGGGAGTAAGGTATGGCGACTTTGATGAAATTGGAAAAGACGTCACTGAAGAGCTGCAGGCAGCCTATACAGAAGAGCGGCTGACAAAGCTTACAGAAGCTCTTTTGAAAAAGGACAAGTCTGAACCGGTTCCAGCCCGCAAATCATACACGGTGACAGAGGACATGCTCGAGGATCCGGAATGGACAGTGCGCTATGCGCATCTTGAGCAAATGGATCCAAAGGAGAGCGATCTCCCTGTTTTAAATAAAGCATTATCAGATGAAAAGGCCTCAATCCGGAGACTTGCTGCTGTATATCTCGGCATGATCGAGGAGCCTTCTGTGCTTCCTTACCTGTATAAAGCCCTGAAAGACAAATCGGTTACCGTTCGCAGAACCGCCGGCGACTGCCTATCAGACATCGGTGACCCTGCAGCGATGGAAGAAATGATGCTTGCCCTTAAAGACAAAAACAAGCTCGTCAGATGGCGTGCAGCCATGTTCCTATATGAAGTCGGCGATGAGCGCTCATTGAGCGCACTAAAAGAGGCCGAAAACGATCCTGAATTCGAGGTCAGTCTTCAAGTGAAAATGGCCATTGAACGAATTGAAGGCGGAGAAGAGGCAAAAGGCTCCGTCTGGAAACAGATGACAGAAAGCAGACAGCAATAA